The Desulfovibrio psychrotolerans nucleotide sequence TCAAGCTCAAGCGGACGCCTCATGAAGAACATCGTCATCGCCACACGCGGCTCCAAGCTCGCCCTCTGGCAGGCAAACCATATCAAGGACTGTATAGAACGGCAGCACTCCGGAGCCGTTTCCGTAGACCTGCTCGTTCTCAAGACCAAGGGAGACATCATTCTGGATGTGCCTCTGGCCAAGGTGGGCGGCAAGGGGCTGTTCGTCAAGGAGATAGAGGAAGCCCTGCTGGACGGCCGCGCCGACCTCGCCGTGCACTCCATGAAGGACGTCCCCATGGAACTGCCGGAAGGGCTGGTGCTGGGCACCATTCCGCAGCGTGAAGACGCTTCGGACACCTTCCTCTCCGTGCACCACGATTCGCTGGACGCCCTGCCGCAGGGTGCCACCGTGGGCACCAGCAGCCTGCGCCGCCAGTCGCAACTGCTGACCCTGCGCCCGGACCTGAACGTGGTGTCCCTGCGCGGCAACGTGGATACGCGCCTGCGCAAACTCATGGAAAACCAGTTCGATGCCAT carries:
- the hemC gene encoding hydroxymethylbilane synthase, coding for MKNIVIATRGSKLALWQANHIKDCIERQHSGAVSVDLLVLKTKGDIILDVPLAKVGGKGLFVKEIEEALLDGRADLAVHSMKDVPMELPEGLVLGTIPQREDASDTFLSVHHDSLDALPQGATVGTSSLRRQSQLLTLRPDLNVVSLRGNVDTRLRKLMENQFDAIIMATSGLKRLGLTAPRHEILGPPRFLPAVGQGALGIEYHAEREDVRSLLAFLEHTPTRICVEAERGFLFGLQGGCQVPIAGHAVMTGEETFSLTGFVADLEGRRIIRHTVSGAAQEARAVGLRLAETVKAEGAGAILEEVYAAGNAVRQ